TCAATCTTAAGAGCGACCAGGAAGATGTCCATTGAAATAGTCATACACGAAATGCCAAAGATGCACCACGTAGAATTTTCACTTTCTACTGACTGAAAGGCTTGTTTTACCTCATTAGTTCTAGAATATttaagaatctaaaaataaagggCAACTCTGATTTAACCTCTGCTTGAGTCATTATCTTAAGTAGCATTTCGGGCTTTtactaaaaaacagaagtaaaatgaaaaggtacACAAAGGTGTCCCGTGTCTGCCTGTGCTGATTCATGAAACTCGATTACACCGAGGCCCTGTGGGAGCGTCCTCCTAACAGACGGAAGTTCAACGGGGCGGCCGGATGGAAGCAGTCCTGAGAAGCAGGTGGGCTGGGGTGAGTAAGCGCTCGCTTCGTCTTCACAGAGCCAGAAAggagagccaccacgccagctctTCTTGGCCGTTGGACTCTGATTTCCCAAACAGCTTGTTTTTGgggtctcctctccctccacacagctCTCCACCGCCGTTTCTGAGGCACAGCTGTGGTCTCCTGCAACCTAGAGCTAAGAGGCAGAAACGCTGTCCCTACAGGAGGTGGGCCCACGAGGGCAGCAGGGCCGTCACGCCAGCACCCATGTCTACTCTGGCAAGAGTCATCAGAGAATTCCAAATTAGGTCCCAGCAAGGACCGTGGCTTGGACTGGACGAGAAACTGGCTATCAGATTTTTCAAACCCCCACCTTGGTGGTTTTAACATGCAGCTAGGATTGCAATCAAGAGGCCGAGTAGGTAAGATTCATgtgttctcttttactttctaaggAGAGCAGGAGCCTGGGGTCAAGGCCCAGGGTCCTGGCCTGCTGCTGTGGTTGGAAACTGACACATGGCAATAAACATGGCATTCCCCTTGGCCTGTGTAAACTACTGGCTTTGTTCTCCTTTTATGACTTGTGCATAGTTCAGTGatccctactgaaaatatttttataatctttgccCACAAAAGTGCTGAGAAAACCATTAGTAGCCACCCATAGATTGAGGTTTTAATCTCctacttaaaaaactaaaacggaGGACTGTTGGAGTTGTAGGCAAACGTTTAATACACACATCTGAAAGCATGAGACACAGTCCAGACAGCACGCACTGGAGCTGGTGGGGCACACGGTCGGTGACAGGTGCTTGCTTGTTAGGTATTAATGTCAAATACTTTCAGAAAGTGCTGATAAATAACTTAAgtgttacaaaaacagatggtcCACGGTGAGTCCAGGTTGCAGGTACATGCAGGCAGGACTGGGTCAGACGCTCCAGGGCTGGGCTGCACGTGCTCTAGCTGGCCTGAGTCCAACACATCATAGTTGTCCATGTACTTGGCCAGGATCTTCATGAGGGGCCGcagcttgagccaccactgttctttgggaatcctgtgcctgtggagggatggggggacagcagtgaggctgggagatGCCACGGCCAGCACAGTGAGCCGTCTTGCCAGAAACACGGGGTTTGTAGGGTCGGCTGAATCAACTAGATAATAAAGCCAATTTCAGGGTCAAATGAAaccattgcttttatatttctaaaaattcttccCAAAGACCTAGTGGTGGtttcttattgttgttcttttgagacagagtctcgctctgtccccaggctggagagcagaggtgcagtctcagctcactgcaacctctgcctcccaggttcaggcgatttctcctgtctcagcctcctgagtagctgggactacaggtgtacaccaccacacctggctaatttttgtttttttagtagagatggggtttcaccatgtgggccaggctggtcttgatctcttgaccttgtgatccacccacctaggcctcccaaagtgctgggattataggtgtgagccgccatgcctggccaagacctaGTATTTTTTAACTGAGCTTCAGAAAATCTAGTTCCTCAAACCCCTGAATGAGTTGCCGAAAGCAACAGCAATGGCCATTCTCCTGTCCTGTACTCACGTTGGCTGGGTTTGCTAAGGCAATAAGACCCCAACTTACTCAAAATCCGTTTGCTTCTTCAGCTCTGCCACAGGTTGAAAAATAaggtttcttttgcttattccCAGCACACAAACGGAATCATCGgtggtaaatttttttcctataaaagattttaaaaaagattaacaacacCCTGTCACATGGGCAGGTGGGAGAGCAGAATCATGGGGCGAGATGAGAAGTGAGATTCCTGGCAACCATCCTGAACCTGGCCTGGAagcctgggggaggctgagaatgGCCAAGAACGGCCGAGAACAGCTGAGAACAACTGCACAGTGTGGCCAGCGCCTggcctgggcagctctgctcttgTGGGATCGCCCTGATGGCttcctggaaagcagcttttgtttttcctctcagtgGAGAGAATTTTTCACTAAATAGTGGAATAGAGAAATTACCTTAAGAAATTGATGCCCAcgaatacacacacagaggagtgagAAACATCCATAGctaaattagcaaaagaaaatcgATGTAGAAAGAATCAGTCAGTTCTTCAAAAAGACAAACCAATTGAAACTGTTCACATCACTGTTTTTTGTAGACTGTCATTCTTCTACGTTGCACATTGGCAGTGATAATGGTTTGCCCTAAAAAAGCACACACCTGGTATGACTGAAGAAAGCTGAGGGGGGTGGGGGCAAGAAAGATGCTGGCACAAACAGCCACTCAGGAATGAGTGGGGACCAGCCACATTGGAACAATTAACAATTGTATTAtacaaaatgtcatgttttttaaaacttttcagtttaTCTAAAGATTTGTTAGAATATGTAACTTACAAAACTGATTTAAGGAAAAACATGCATAGTTCTACAAACATGAACAATTCATTCAGCAGCCAAATCTTCCTCAAAACTGGAAGTTCTGACAGATGGAGTTGCAAGGAGGTTGTCCTAACATACATCCAAAAAATAGAAGGCCCCACTTAAACTGTGAGGGAAACTGCGGGCTGATGCTCAAGATCTCCAGAGCAAAAAGCCTGCACAAAAGAACTTCAGGTTGAATCTAGCAGTGATAAAAGAGAACATGTTACCCACGCCCAAGCTGACCTTATCCCAGGAATCCAAGGTTGGTTAAATAGCAACGCTCAGAGACCAGCAGGAGTTAGAACATCACACGCAGCTCAGTACTGGACTGAAGAAGGAACCAGTATACCCTACTTCTCCCCGATAGGACAGCATTTTCACCAAGGCAGACGGCCTCCCTCCGCGGACCCCTTACCTCTGCCCCAGGCCTCCTTGAGTTTCGCAGTGATCCACTCCATAGCTCTGGCAGAGATTTTGGTTCCAAAGTTTCTATCAAATGGAGAGGGTGCCCCACCCTGTTGGTGGTTAGAGTCATATGAAATATCAGTTATACAGTAACACTTTGTTGTTAAATAGAAATGACgatttctatttcacagaattCACGTTTTTATTTCTAGGTCTTTATGGAtagctggaacagaaaaaaacacaatctctGTTTCCTGTAGCCTGAACTCAGCCTGTTAAGCAAAAGTGTCAAGTGTTCCCCCTGCCCAgtaagaggaggattttaataaatggaatgaGTCAACTAACAatctccaatattttaaaatcttcaatcaGGATTTCATAAACTcatctggggtggggatgggtcgCAGCTTTAAGAATCTGATAAACGTTGTGGATTCTTTAACAAAATCACACATACGCCTCCTATTTCATCATCATTTCAGGGGATTCATCAGCTCTCTGGAATAAATTCACGGGCTCTggtttaaaagtataaagaataggAGGTTGTGAggaaggagtgtgtgtgagttAGGAATGCTGGACCGCTGTGTCCCAGGCTCAGCTCATGacatgtgtgtgcctgcatgcagCTCATTCCAGGTCATTCTGATTTGGGGTGAGTGTCAAGTATATTACATGTCTGATAATCCATTTTAAATCTTAGGaagctccagtttttaactcgatGAAGTGTTTAATTTGAATAAGCATTTCCAAGTAGTGGGGTTGTCACTGTTTTCATGAAAGCTGACAGTTCCCTTAAAATCCCCATTACTCAAACCTCACCAACAAAAGAATCCTAAAGCTGGTGATGTTTGGCATGACTTAAAAGTTTAGatgatttggctgggcatggtggggatcacgcctgtaatcccaccactttgggaggctgaggtgggcgaatcacctgaggtcaggagtttgagaccagcctggccaacgcagtgaaactccatctctactgaaaatacaaaaattagttgtgcatggtggtggacacctgtactcccatctactcagaaggctgaggcaggacaatctcttgaacctggaagaggtggaggttgcagtgagccaagattgcgccactgcactccagcctgggtaacagagcaagactctgtctcaaaaaaaaaaaaaaaaatgtctcccaGCTAACTGGGTGTATGCATATACTGCAGATCGTTTTGTTGTATAGTGACAACACACGCGACACATAATGTGACACAACAAACTGACACAGGATGTCGATTTCACCTAAGCCCAGCTAACAGGGAGTGATGAAATCTCGTGCTGTGTTGCTCTTTCCCACCCAGAACGCAAATCATCCCTGTGCCCTAAGTCTCCATGCTGTCTGTGCCTCCTGTCCCTGAGTCACTCAGTAGCCGCCTTGGTTATCAGATGGTTATCAGTACCCACCCCCTCATGTATACAGGGGGCGGGTACTATCCCCAGGTTCAGGCACCCACTGGAGACTTGGGACACATTCCCTGAGGCTAAGAGGGATgactatttccttcttccttcataaACATCAGGTGCTAATTagagaaatgattttaagataTCTAAAAGAGTAAgactataaagcaaaaattttagttGTCTAAATGCGGGCAAGTCTGTAGAGCAACACACCACGACTCTGTTCTGCAACTGCTCAGCGTATAGTGCACTCCAGCGGCAAAGAAATTACCACTCATccagcccaaagtcacagagcagaaTCTAAGAACCGCAGTGTTACGGTGACCATAAGATCAGCCCTGGTCTCTCACTCACCTGAGCACAAGGCCCCTCTGGATAGTAGTCTTCATTTTCTGCGTCAGGCGCTCCACATTGGACTGGAAAAGAGCATTTTGTTAATCAGACAATAAACTTCtgctaagcacctactgtgtgccaggtcctgCAGGGCGGGAAGTGCCAACCACACGTGGTGGTGAGCGTGGCCAAGGAGGCTGCAAGCTCTCACAGCTTGGGTCTCGGGGAGCCTCCCCAGGCGGCGAGAGCACGTCTGCAGCAATGAATGCTGAGCACAGGGCACTGATGTGAGCAGCCCTCACAGCGGCCACTAGAAACGCCTTCCGGAATCAACAGGGTCCCTCTGAAGATGATAATTCCGTGACTGGCCTAGTGCTCATTCATGGCTCTATTGCTCCTTATTTTCATGACGATGTTCTCTCGGCGCTCTCAGAGGAAAAGAGCGACCTGTGGCCTTTCAATGGAATCTCCTATGACGGCCTGATGAACAGTGTCTGATCAGAGAATTTTGTAAACTCTCATCGACACACAGATTTCTTAAGGAACAGATTGTCTTAGAAAAGGGTAACATCCTATATCAGATCATCTTGGGAGGATTACAAGAGGGAGGTAATTCTCTAATGACTCATCCtaagaaaatggagatttttacaTCTAATCAATCtgtcactgggcacggtggcagaatTTCACAAAGTAGGAGCCTGggcgcagtcgctcacgcctgtaatcccagctctttaggaggccaaggcgggtagattgcctgaggtcaagagtttgagaccagcctggccaacatggtgaaaccccgtctctactaaaaatacaaaaattagccgggcatggtggcaggtgctgtagtcccacctacttgggaggctgaggcaggagaatcacttgaagccaggaggctgaagttgcagtgagctgagattgtgccactgcactccagcctgggtgacagagcaagcgtccatctcaacaacaacaacaacaaatcataaTTTCTCTTCTGAAGCTCTTGCCAGGTTGAATGCTGGTGAGGCAGGATCTTTGGACAGATTTCTGAAATACGGTCATGAGTCACATAAcagggggatatgttctgagaaatgcattgctagGTGACTTGAGCCTTGTGCAAACATCCTACAGTGAACTctcacaaacccaggaggcagggcctgcCACATATCTGTTGTTCCTGACTACAAACCTAAATGTCTGAGACtgttgaatactgcaggcaattgtgtatctaaacatgtctagatgtagaaaagcacagttaaaaatatatatatatgtatataacatatgttttttaatatatataatctttctataaaagataaataacagtgCACCTGTTTGGGGCAGCTCCAATATCATCTTATGGGACCCACCGCTGACAGAAACATCATGATGAAGTGAATGACTCCACAAGTATTTAATATGACATAGTGAAGAAATTCGTGATTCACATGTCACATAATTAGTGACAACGCCAAGGCCCTTTTTACTTGATCTACTTGGCCCAGAAACAAGTAACATCCTAaccttttaaaagacaatggtgccgggtacagtggctcacgcctgtaatcccagcactttggaaggccaagatgggcagatcacgaggtcaggagttcgagaccagcctgaccaacaaggtgaaaccccatctctattaaaaatacaaaaattatctgggcatggtggcacgtgcctgtaatcccaactactcgggagtctgaggcaggagaattgttggaacctgggaatcggaggttgtagcgagcc
This is a stretch of genomic DNA from Chlorocebus sabaeus isolate Y175 unplaced genomic scaffold, mChlSab1.0.hap1 unalloc_scaffold_438, whole genome shotgun sequence. It encodes these proteins:
- the LOC140711272 gene encoding uncharacterized protein isoform X1, whose protein sequence is MCPGGQKPWVLPLVRGVCFPFLQFLGGSVCPGGSDPCLRTTGEGSRSPTLELAGILVLWILAVWLWSSSVLRRGILTAASWTLRRINRTTPGPATTSSSPPAEPSGACSSSPWAATVATWPTWGAHGRSRCRIHFRRALRHQGSAVQCGAPDAENEDYYPEGPCAQGGAPSPFDRNFGTKISARAMEWITAKLKEAWGRGKKFTTDDSVCVLGISKRNLIFQPVAELKKQTDFEHRIPKEQWWLKLRPLMKILAKYMDNYDVLDSGQLEHVQPSPGASDPVLPACTCNLDSPWTICFCNT
- the LOC140711272 gene encoding ATP-dependent 6-phosphofructokinase, platelet type-like isoform X2 — its product is MGGWRMEAEGPATTSSSPPAEPSGACSSSPWAATVATWPTWGAHGRSRCRIHFRRALRHQGSAVQCGAPDAENEDYYPEGPCAQGGAPSPFDRNFGTKISARAMEWITAKLKEAWGRGKKFTTDDSVCVLGISKRNLIFQPVAELKKQTDFEHRIPKEQWWLKLRPLMKILAKYMDNYDVLDSGQLEHVQPSPGASDPVLPACTCNLDSPWTICFCNT